A single Sphingopyxis chilensis DNA region contains:
- a CDS encoding tetratricopeptide repeat protein, whose translation MSEGDKMAEDAKRGMTRTNRAILIAAFVLLAAAVGYAIWRDAAPSAAAPASETAAAPSDQLAALETRAQREPNSADAWTALGAAKFDLGDFAGAIAAYDKAVALSPESAGLWSALGEARVMASDSDPMPAAASQAFDKAIALDARDPRARYFLAVRKDIGGDHQGAIDDWFALLADTPRGAPWEADLRRTIEQVGAIHKIEVATRLASTRPRPLTADEMPVAARAIPGPSRADMEAASQLPKGQQDAMIEGMVSGLEAKLKANPADVDRWIMLMRSRMTLGETAKAAQALKDGVAANPAAAGRLQAQAQLLGVPGA comes from the coding sequence ATGAGCGAGGGCGACAAGATGGCCGAAGACGCGAAGCGCGGCATGACGCGTACCAATCGTGCGATACTGATCGCCGCCTTCGTGCTGCTCGCTGCGGCGGTCGGCTATGCGATCTGGCGCGATGCCGCGCCATCGGCCGCCGCTCCGGCCAGCGAAACCGCTGCCGCGCCCTCCGACCAGCTCGCCGCGCTCGAAACGCGAGCGCAGCGCGAACCGAACAGCGCCGATGCGTGGACCGCGCTCGGCGCGGCAAAATTCGACCTCGGCGATTTCGCGGGCGCCATCGCGGCGTATGACAAGGCCGTGGCCCTCTCACCCGAATCGGCGGGATTGTGGTCGGCGCTGGGCGAGGCGCGCGTGATGGCGAGCGACAGCGACCCGATGCCCGCCGCCGCTTCGCAAGCGTTCGACAAGGCGATCGCGCTCGACGCGAGGGATCCGCGCGCGCGCTATTTTCTCGCGGTCCGGAAAGACATCGGCGGTGACCACCAGGGCGCGATCGACGACTGGTTCGCGCTGCTCGCCGACACGCCGCGAGGCGCGCCGTGGGAAGCGGACCTGCGCCGCACGATCGAACAGGTCGGCGCGATCCACAAGATCGAGGTTGCCACGCGCCTTGCCAGCACCCGGCCGCGACCGCTCACCGCCGACGAAATGCCCGTCGCCGCGCGCGCGATTCCGGGGCCGAGCCGCGCCGACATGGAAGCCGCGTCGCAGCTCCCCAAAGGCCAGCAGGATGCGATGATCGAGGGCATGGTGAGCGGGCTTGAGGCCAAGCTCAAGGCCAATCCGGCCGACGTGGACCGCTGGATCATGCTGATGCGCAGCCGCATGACGCTGGGCGAGACGGCGAAGGCGGCGCAGGCGCTGAAGGACGGCGTCGCGGCCAACCCCGCGGCGGCAGGGCGGCTCCAGGCCCAGGCGCAATTGCTCGGCGTGCCGGGCGCATAG
- a CDS encoding transglutaminase-like domain-containing protein, with amino-acid sequence MKLEITASLNYRLPEPVDLMLQIEAANGGGQRILDASLDLGKPEYISRVPAVGGICEPIWLRAEGRLRAEYRARVAIDRPDVDLSSLGEVPLHRLPAEAVPYLNESRYCPSNKFHAFVDRRFGELEGGAKVARMRDWIESRFTYVSGSSDAETGALDSFVERRGVCRDYAHVMIALARAAHIPARMASVYALGVKPMDFHAVAEVYLDGDWYMADATGMTRPTQCARICAGRDAADIAFLTAYREIQLVEQEVRVEAYEGK; translated from the coding sequence ATGAAACTCGAAATAACCGCCTCCCTAAATTATCGCTTGCCCGAACCGGTCGATCTGATGCTGCAGATCGAGGCGGCGAACGGCGGCGGCCAGCGCATCCTCGACGCGTCGCTCGACCTCGGCAAACCCGAATATATCTCGCGCGTTCCCGCCGTCGGCGGCATTTGCGAGCCGATCTGGCTGCGCGCCGAGGGCAGGCTCCGCGCCGAATATCGTGCGCGCGTCGCTATCGACCGCCCCGACGTCGACCTTTCGTCGCTTGGCGAGGTACCGCTCCATCGGCTCCCTGCGGAGGCCGTCCCCTATCTCAACGAATCGCGCTATTGCCCGTCGAACAAATTCCACGCCTTCGTCGACCGCCGCTTCGGAGAGCTGGAAGGCGGGGCGAAGGTCGCGCGCATGCGCGACTGGATCGAAAGCCGCTTTACCTATGTCTCGGGCTCGAGCGATGCTGAAACCGGCGCGCTCGACAGTTTCGTCGAGCGGCGCGGCGTGTGCCGCGACTATGCGCATGTGATGATCGCGCTCGCCCGCGCCGCGCATATCCCGGCGCGCATGGCGAGCGTCTATGCGCTCGGCGTCAAGCCCATGGACTTCCACGCGGTCGCGGAAGTCTATCTCGACGGCGACTGGTATATGGCCGACGCGACGGGCATGACCCGGCCCACCCAATGCGCGCGCATCTGCGCCGGCCGCGACGCCGCCGACATCGCCTTCCTGACCGCCTATCGCGAGATCCAGCTGGTCGAGCAGGAGGTGAGGGTGGAGGCCTATGAAGGGAAATAA
- a CDS encoding competence/damage-inducible protein A, whose amino-acid sequence MSDERIWTAAVLVIGDEILSGRTQDKNVSQIATWLDVQGIRLREVRIVPDVEEEIVEALNAIRARYDYVFTTGGIGPTHDDITVDAVAKALGVGVIVHPDARAILERYYSARGGELTEARLRMARTPEGAELIPNRMSGAPGIRIGNLFVMAGVPHITAGMLDALTGELEGGTPLAAHTIGAWAPESEIADLLRLGEKEHPGVAIGSYPFFREGKVGANFVVRSVDGAEVAACVAMLTAGLEALGYTVTDGGI is encoded by the coding sequence ATGAGCGACGAACGCATCTGGACCGCCGCCGTGCTGGTCATCGGCGACGAGATTCTCTCGGGCCGCACGCAGGACAAGAATGTGTCGCAGATCGCGACATGGCTCGACGTGCAGGGGATAAGGCTGCGCGAGGTGCGCATCGTTCCCGACGTCGAAGAGGAGATCGTCGAGGCGCTCAACGCGATCCGCGCGCGCTACGACTATGTCTTTACCACCGGCGGTATCGGCCCGACGCACGACGACATCACCGTCGATGCGGTGGCGAAGGCGCTGGGCGTCGGCGTGATCGTTCACCCCGATGCGCGCGCGATACTCGAACGCTATTACAGTGCGCGCGGCGGCGAGCTGACCGAGGCGCGGCTGCGCATGGCGCGCACCCCCGAGGGCGCCGAGCTGATCCCCAACCGCATGTCGGGCGCGCCCGGAATCCGCATCGGCAATCTGTTCGTGATGGCGGGCGTTCCGCATATCACCGCGGGCATGCTCGACGCGCTGACCGGCGAACTCGAAGGCGGCACGCCGCTCGCCGCGCACACGATCGGCGCCTGGGCGCCCGAAAGCGAGATCGCCGACCTGTTGCGCCTCGGCGAAAAGGAGCATCCAGGGGTCGCGATCGGCAGCTATCCCTTCTTTCGCGAGGGCAAGGTGGGGGCCAATTTCGTCGTCCGTTCGGTCGATGGCGCCGAGGTCGCGGCGTGCGTCGCGATGCTGACAGCGGGGTTGGAGGCGCTCGGCTATACGGTGACCGACGGCGGCATCTGA
- a CDS encoding multiheme c-type cytochrome, producing MTAHAGKERGDRPWTAFAVLVAMLCALAIAAFIFAPPARSQGESGARYTGVASCAGSTCHGRMEGDGTIVRQDELMRWQEPSTPGGAHSRAWAVLNNNRSQFIARNLGIGDPAKAQMCLGCHSTTGTARAVPAEDGVGCESCHGPAGGWLASHYAGVGTNADPDREMRDKHLANLSAGLKKLEDPVVRAGVCVDCHFGSAADGQFVTHRIMAAGHPRISFELDLFSSLQAHHQEDGDYGWRKFGAAGRRTDHVQMWAVGQATALERSLALFQTRRGTEGIFPEFTFLDCHSCHRRIFDQAKPVRTGLDNPGRSIPEGMPPYNDENLIMLAAAARMASPALAEQLAARTAAFHKAMASDRASAVAAAAQLAQTVAALKSAFASRNFSGADAFAMVDAISAKAISDRYTDYSGSQQAVMGVDTLLNAMVSSGRVTVGAAAGIRGDIDRAYAAVKDPNAYKPSEFQASFGSAVRAIGALR from the coding sequence ATGACGGCGCACGCTGGGAAGGAGCGCGGCGATCGACCTTGGACGGCATTTGCCGTCCTCGTCGCGATGCTGTGCGCGCTGGCGATTGCCGCCTTCATTTTTGCTCCGCCCGCGCGGTCACAGGGCGAAAGCGGCGCGCGCTACACGGGCGTCGCATCCTGCGCGGGATCGACCTGTCATGGCCGGATGGAGGGCGATGGCACAATCGTCCGCCAGGACGAGCTGATGCGCTGGCAGGAACCCTCGACCCCCGGCGGCGCGCACAGCCGCGCCTGGGCGGTGCTGAACAATAACCGCAGCCAGTTCATCGCGCGCAACCTTGGTATCGGCGATCCCGCCAAGGCGCAGATGTGCCTTGGGTGCCACAGCACGACGGGCACGGCGCGCGCGGTCCCCGCCGAGGACGGCGTCGGATGCGAATCGTGCCACGGACCTGCGGGCGGCTGGCTCGCGAGCCATTATGCCGGGGTCGGCACCAACGCCGATCCCGACCGCGAAATGCGCGACAAGCATCTCGCCAACCTGTCGGCGGGGCTGAAGAAGCTTGAGGATCCGGTCGTGCGCGCGGGCGTGTGCGTCGATTGCCACTTCGGTTCGGCGGCCGACGGCCAGTTCGTCACCCACCGCATCATGGCCGCGGGGCATCCGCGTATCTCGTTCGAGCTCGACCTCTTCTCTTCGCTCCAGGCGCATCATCAGGAGGATGGTGATTATGGCTGGCGCAAGTTCGGCGCGGCGGGCCGGCGCACCGATCATGTCCAGATGTGGGCGGTGGGGCAGGCGACCGCGCTCGAGCGCAGCCTCGCGCTGTTTCAGACGCGGCGCGGGACCGAGGGGATATTCCCCGAATTCACTTTCCTCGACTGTCACAGCTGCCACCGCCGTATCTTCGACCAGGCGAAGCCCGTCCGCACCGGGCTCGACAATCCGGGCCGGTCGATCCCCGAAGGCATGCCGCCCTATAATGACGAGAATCTGATCATGCTCGCCGCTGCCGCACGCATGGCGTCGCCCGCGCTCGCCGAGCAGCTCGCGGCACGCACAGCGGCGTTTCACAAGGCCATGGCGAGCGATCGGGCGAGTGCGGTCGCGGCGGCGGCGCAGTTGGCGCAGACGGTGGCGGCACTCAAGAGCGCCTTCGCCTCGCGCAATTTCTCGGGCGCCGATGCGTTCGCGATGGTCGATGCGATCTCGGCGAAGGCGATCAGCGATCGTTACACCGACTATTCGGGGTCGCAGCAGGCCGTCATGGGGGTCGATACGTTGCTCAACGCGATGGTGTCGTCGGGGCGCGTCACCGTGGGCGCGGCGGCGGGAATCCGCGGCGACATCGACCGCGCCTATGCCGCGGTGAAGGACCCCAATGCCTATAAGCCCTCAGAATTCCAGGCTTCGTTCGGCAGCGCGGTGCGCGCGATCGGGGCGCTGCGGTAA
- the putA gene encoding bifunctional proline dehydrogenase/L-glutamate gamma-semialdehyde dehydrogenase PutA — protein sequence MTHSPDRAPIRALARRSEADLVAELRSALATSSASVDAVTRRGLELIRKAKAEGERETLVAQLMNRYRLSTEEGVVLMCLAEALLRVPDNATANALIRDKIAGRHWAEGDDDDSPLVVALSARGLSLGSATLMLDAMGSKANPLGLLKSMIRRSGEPVIRQAALAAMKLLGQQFVMGETIDAACRRADKEKSELASFDMLGEAARTAEDAARYYDSYANAIARIGKAAKPGDPHANHGISIKLSALHPRYEYLQAARVRDELIPNVIELAKAARAVNIPLMIDAEESDRLEPHMDVFAALIDAGIADGWTGLGIVVQAYQKRAPAVIEWLANRARTRGVKLSMRLVKGAYWDTEIKRAQTLGLGDFPVFTAKLHTDLNYMRCAQLLRDCQDCIYPAFASHNAMTLAFVSELFDGADYELQRLHGMGEGAHDALVALFPPPRPVRVYAPVGTHRDLLAYLVRRLLENGANSSFVHQFSDPGVTAEQLAVDPRSVASAASSTIATGLGLFDPARRNSRGYDLGDPGVPEALVSAIGAARRSDLVAAPIVGGVSRKGKAEPVRNPATGAVVGQVIEADTATVADAVAAARKAQGDWSLAGGAFRAERLERAADLLEEHDALFLGLAIDEAGKTLVDAIAEVREAVDFLRYYAAQARADFTYPVALLGPTGERNELMLEGKGVFVCISPWNFPLAIFLGQVSAALAAGNSVLAKPAEQTPLIAHAAVELLLEAGIPGNVLHYLPGRGETVGAALTSHDDIIGVAFTGSTEVARMINRSLAGRDGPIATLIAETGGANAMIVDSTALPEQVARDAVASAFQSAGQRCSALRLLCVQEDVADTMIEMVAGAMAELNVGDPSILATDVGPIIDEEARANIAAYVAEARAAGRVIAEAGRTNLPVEGHFVPPVAIRLDHVTDLKREIFGPVLHVATWKGGELDALIDAINASGYGLTLGVHTRIDGVAAHIAARAAVGNVYVNRNQIGAIVGSQPFGGRGLSGTGPKAGGPHYLHRFAEEKSISTDITAAGGNAALLAG from the coding sequence ATGACTCACAGCCCCGATCGCGCGCCCATCCGCGCCCTCGCCCGCCGCAGCGAAGCCGACCTCGTCGCCGAGCTGCGCTCCGCTCTTGCGACCTCTTCGGCGAGCGTCGATGCCGTGACGCGGCGCGGACTTGAACTGATCCGCAAGGCGAAGGCCGAGGGCGAGCGCGAGACACTCGTCGCGCAGTTGATGAACCGCTATCGCCTGTCGACCGAAGAGGGCGTCGTGCTGATGTGCCTTGCGGAGGCGCTGCTGCGCGTGCCCGACAATGCGACCGCCAACGCGCTGATCCGCGACAAGATCGCCGGACGTCACTGGGCCGAGGGCGACGATGACGACAGCCCGCTGGTCGTCGCGCTGTCGGCGCGCGGCCTGTCGCTCGGATCGGCGACCTTGATGCTCGACGCGATGGGCAGCAAGGCGAACCCGCTGGGCCTGCTCAAGTCGATGATCCGACGCTCGGGCGAGCCGGTGATCCGCCAGGCGGCGCTCGCGGCAATGAAGCTGCTCGGCCAGCAGTTCGTGATGGGCGAGACGATCGACGCCGCTTGTCGGCGCGCCGACAAGGAAAAGTCCGAACTCGCAAGCTTCGACATGCTCGGCGAGGCGGCGCGCACCGCCGAAGATGCGGCGCGCTACTACGACAGCTATGCCAATGCCATCGCGCGGATCGGCAAGGCGGCGAAGCCGGGCGATCCGCACGCCAATCACGGCATTTCGATCAAGCTCTCGGCGCTCCACCCGCGATACGAATATCTGCAGGCGGCGCGTGTCCGCGACGAGCTGATCCCGAACGTCATCGAACTCGCGAAGGCCGCGCGCGCGGTCAACATCCCGCTGATGATCGACGCCGAGGAAAGCGACCGGCTCGAACCGCATATGGACGTGTTCGCGGCGCTGATCGATGCGGGCATCGCCGACGGCTGGACCGGGCTTGGCATCGTGGTCCAGGCGTATCAGAAGCGCGCGCCGGCGGTGATCGAGTGGCTCGCGAACCGGGCGCGGACGCGCGGGGTCAAGCTGTCGATGCGCCTCGTCAAGGGCGCCTATTGGGATACCGAGATCAAGCGCGCGCAGACGCTGGGGCTCGGCGACTTCCCCGTGTTCACGGCGAAGCTGCACACCGACCTCAATTACATGCGCTGCGCGCAGTTGCTGCGCGACTGCCAGGATTGCATCTATCCGGCCTTCGCGAGCCATAATGCGATGACGCTCGCCTTCGTCTCGGAGCTGTTCGACGGCGCCGATTACGAGCTGCAGCGGCTGCACGGCATGGGCGAGGGCGCCCACGACGCCTTGGTCGCGCTTTTCCCGCCGCCGCGCCCGGTGCGCGTCTATGCGCCGGTGGGGACGCACCGCGACCTGCTCGCCTATCTCGTCCGCCGCCTGCTCGAAAATGGCGCGAACTCGAGCTTCGTGCACCAATTCTCCGACCCCGGCGTCACCGCCGAGCAGCTTGCGGTCGATCCGCGCAGCGTCGCAAGCGCGGCGTCTTCGACCATTGCGACGGGCCTTGGCCTGTTCGACCCGGCGCGGCGCAATTCGCGCGGCTATGACCTTGGCGATCCGGGCGTGCCCGAAGCGCTGGTTTCGGCGATCGGGGCGGCGCGGCGCAGCGACCTCGTCGCGGCGCCCATCGTCGGCGGTGTTTCGCGAAAGGGCAAGGCCGAGCCGGTGCGCAATCCCGCGACGGGGGCGGTCGTCGGACAGGTGATCGAGGCCGATACCGCGACAGTCGCCGATGCCGTAGCTGCCGCGCGCAAGGCGCAGGGCGACTGGAGCCTCGCCGGCGGCGCTTTCCGCGCCGAACGGCTCGAACGCGCCGCCGACCTGCTCGAAGAGCATGACGCGCTCTTCCTCGGCCTCGCGATCGACGAGGCGGGCAAGACGCTCGTCGATGCGATCGCCGAAGTGCGCGAGGCGGTCGATTTCCTGCGCTATTATGCCGCGCAGGCGCGCGCCGACTTCACCTATCCGGTTGCACTTCTCGGCCCGACCGGCGAGCGCAACGAACTGATGCTCGAAGGCAAAGGCGTGTTCGTGTGCATCAGCCCGTGGAACTTCCCGCTCGCGATCTTCCTGGGGCAGGTGTCGGCGGCGCTCGCCGCGGGCAACAGCGTGCTCGCGAAGCCCGCCGAGCAGACGCCGCTCATCGCCCACGCCGCGGTCGAGCTGCTGCTCGAGGCCGGCATTCCAGGCAATGTGCTGCATTACCTTCCCGGCCGCGGCGAAACCGTCGGCGCGGCGCTGACGAGCCATGACGACATCATCGGTGTCGCCTTCACCGGGTCGACCGAGGTCGCGCGGATGATCAATCGCAGCCTCGCGGGGCGCGACGGACCGATCGCGACCTTGATCGCCGAAACCGGCGGGGCGAATGCGATGATCGTCGATTCGACCGCGCTTCCCGAACAGGTCGCGCGCGACGCGGTCGCTTCGGCGTTCCAGTCGGCGGGTCAGCGCTGTTCGGCGCTGCGTCTGCTTTGCGTGCAGGAAGATGTCGCCGACACGATGATCGAAATGGTCGCGGGCGCGATGGCCGAACTCAATGTCGGGGATCCGTCGATCCTCGCGACCGACGTCGGCCCGATCATCGACGAGGAGGCGCGCGCGAATATCGCCGCCTATGTCGCCGAAGCGCGCGCCGCGGGGCGCGTGATCGCCGAAGCGGGGCGGACGAACCTGCCCGTCGAAGGCCATTTCGTGCCGCCGGTGGCGATCCGCCTCGACCATGTCACCGACTTGAAGCGCGAGATTTTCGGTCCCGTGCTGCACGTCGCGACGTGGAAGGGCGGCGAACTCGACGCGCTGATCGATGCGATCAATGCCTCGGGCTATGGCCTGACGCTCGGCGTCCACACGCGCATCGACGGCGTGGCGGCGCATATCGCGGCGCGCGCGGCGGTCGGCAATGTCTATGTCAACCGCAACCAGATCGGCGCGATCGTCGGCTCGCAGCCTTTTGGCGGGCGCGGCCTGTCGGGTACCGGGCCCAAGGCCGGCGGTCCGCATTATCTCCACCGCTTCGCCGAGGAAAAGTCGATCTCGACCGACATCACCGCGGCGGGCGGCAATGCGGCGCTGTTGGCGGGATAA
- the gdhA gene encoding NADP-specific glutamate dehydrogenase gives MAISDHVDFATFMEGVKRRNPGQPEFVQAVQEVSEDIFDFIADKEEYHAQQILRRIAEPDRVVSFRVCWEDDNGNIRVQRGWRVQNNNAIGPYKGGIRFHPSVTESVLKFLAFEQTFKNALTGLPMGGGKGGSNFNPKGKSVREIMRFCQSFMTELYRHIGADIDVPAGDIGVGGREIGFMFGQYKRITNEFTGVLTGKGLEWGGSLIRTEATGYGAVYFLANMLAAKGQDLVGKTAVISGSGNVATHAAEKIVQLGGKVLTLSDSGGFIHDPDGITQDKIDWVKAHKTHRRGRIEEYCEEFKSATFTPGKTPWGVKCDVALPCATQNELLGEDAKTLVKNGCIAVSEGANMPTNLDGVHVFKDAKIMFAPGKAANAGGVAVSGLEMSQNSGRRSWSEGELQQMLKDIMDGIHARCLTYGDQGDGYIDYVKGANIAGFKKVADAMLAFGVV, from the coding sequence ATGGCAATTTCGGATCACGTCGATTTCGCGACGTTCATGGAGGGCGTGAAAAGGCGCAACCCGGGCCAGCCCGAGTTCGTCCAGGCGGTGCAGGAAGTGTCCGAGGACATTTTCGATTTCATCGCCGACAAGGAAGAATATCACGCGCAGCAGATATTGCGCCGCATCGCCGAGCCCGATCGCGTCGTGTCCTTCCGCGTCTGCTGGGAGGATGACAACGGCAATATCCGCGTCCAGCGCGGCTGGCGCGTCCAGAACAACAACGCGATCGGCCCGTACAAGGGCGGCATCCGTTTCCACCCGAGCGTCACCGAAAGCGTGCTCAAATTCCTCGCCTTCGAACAGACGTTCAAGAATGCGCTGACCGGCCTGCCGATGGGCGGCGGCAAGGGCGGGTCGAATTTCAATCCCAAGGGCAAGAGCGTGCGCGAGATCATGCGCTTTTGCCAGAGCTTCATGACCGAGCTGTATCGCCACATCGGCGCGGACATCGACGTGCCGGCGGGCGACATCGGCGTCGGCGGGCGCGAGATCGGCTTCATGTTCGGCCAGTATAAGCGCATCACCAACGAATTTACCGGGGTGCTCACCGGCAAGGGGCTCGAATGGGGCGGCTCGCTGATCCGCACCGAGGCCACGGGTTATGGCGCGGTCTATTTCCTCGCCAACATGCTCGCGGCGAAGGGGCAGGATCTGGTCGGCAAGACCGCCGTGATTTCGGGTTCGGGCAATGTCGCGACGCATGCGGCCGAAAAGATCGTGCAATTGGGCGGCAAGGTGCTGACGCTGTCCGATTCGGGCGGTTTCATCCACGACCCCGACGGGATCACGCAGGACAAGATCGACTGGGTAAAGGCACACAAGACGCACCGCCGCGGGCGGATCGAGGAATATTGCGAGGAGTTCAAAAGCGCGACCTTTACCCCCGGCAAGACGCCGTGGGGGGTGAAGTGCGATGTCGCGCTGCCGTGCGCGACGCAGAACGAGCTGCTCGGCGAGGATGCGAAGACGCTGGTCAAGAATGGCTGCATCGCGGTCAGCGAAGGCGCCAACATGCCGACCAACCTCGACGGGGTGCATGTCTTCAAGGATGCGAAGATCATGTTCGCGCCCGGCAAGGCCGCCAATGCCGGCGGCGTCGCGGTGTCGGGACTCGAGATGAGTCAGAACAGCGGCCGCCGCAGCTGGAGCGAGGGCGAACTGCAACAGATGCTGAAAGACATCATGGACGGCATCCACGCGCGCTGCCTGACCTATGGCGACCAGGGCGACGGCTATATTGATTATGTGAAGGGCGCCAATATCGCGGGATTCAAGAAGGTTGCCGACGCGATGTTGGCTTTCGGGGTGGTGTAA
- a CDS encoding MFS transporter gives MTSSRTIPFIVATIFMDAVGFGIIMPVLPQLVMEVGEIDLPHAIEVGAWIGLVMAVATFLASPVLGNLSDHFGRRRVLLLALGGLAVDYALLTIVETLPWLFVARALSGIFGGSYAAAQAAIADITAPEERARNFGFVGAAFGIGFVAGPAIGGFLGEISPRAPFVAAAILAAANMLYGLFIFPETLPPERRRTFDWRRANPLGAWNTMRALPGMDGVAVVLVLWQIASLVYPMTWSFYCIAQLGWTPAMIGASLAAVGVMIALGQMFVVGPAVARFGERDAATLGILVAVAVYIGYAFTTSTVGAFLLLIPVALQAPVQPSLMAMMSRRATAETQGEVQGISAMAMGLGQLVAPLLLTGTMAYFTADKAPVHFPGAAFVVAAIFGLLAILMLRRLPRPAQVADQMPPSVTV, from the coding sequence GTGACGTCGTCGCGCACCATCCCGTTCATCGTCGCGACGATCTTCATGGACGCGGTCGGTTTCGGCATCATCATGCCGGTGCTCCCGCAGCTGGTGATGGAGGTCGGCGAGATCGATCTGCCCCACGCGATCGAGGTCGGGGCGTGGATCGGCCTCGTCATGGCGGTCGCGACCTTTCTTGCCTCGCCGGTGCTCGGCAATCTGTCGGATCATTTCGGGCGGCGGCGCGTGCTGCTGCTCGCGCTCGGCGGACTCGCGGTCGATTATGCGCTGCTGACGATCGTCGAAACCTTGCCCTGGCTGTTCGTCGCGCGCGCATTATCGGGGATTTTCGGCGGTAGCTATGCCGCGGCGCAGGCGGCGATCGCCGATATAACGGCGCCGGAAGAACGCGCGCGCAACTTCGGGTTCGTCGGCGCGGCCTTCGGGATCGGCTTCGTCGCGGGACCCGCGATCGGCGGCTTCCTCGGCGAGATCAGCCCGCGCGCGCCCTTCGTCGCCGCCGCGATCCTCGCCGCCGCGAACATGCTCTACGGCCTTTTCATCTTTCCCGAAACGTTGCCGCCCGAGCGACGACGCACCTTCGACTGGCGCCGCGCCAATCCGCTCGGCGCGTGGAATACGATGCGCGCACTCCCCGGCATGGACGGCGTCGCCGTGGTGCTGGTGCTGTGGCAGATCGCGAGCCTCGTCTATCCGATGACGTGGAGCTTCTATTGCATCGCGCAGCTTGGCTGGACACCGGCGATGATCGGCGCAAGCCTTGCCGCGGTCGGGGTGATGATCGCGCTGGGGCAGATGTTCGTCGTCGGCCCCGCGGTCGCGCGCTTCGGCGAGCGCGACGCGGCGACGCTCGGCATCCTCGTCGCGGTCGCCGTCTATATCGGCTATGCCTTCACCACCTCGACGGTCGGCGCCTTCCTGCTGCTGATCCCCGTAGCGCTGCAGGCGCCGGTGCAGCCGTCGCTGATGGCGATGATGTCGCGCCGCGCAACCGCCGAAACGCAGGGCGAGGTGCAGGGGATTTCGGCGATGGCGATGGGGCTGGGGCAACTCGTCGCGCCGCTATTGCTGACGGGGACGATGGCCTATTTTACCGCCGACAAGGCACCCGTGCATTTCCCCGGCGCGGCGTTCGTTGTCGCCGCGATCTTCGGCTTGCTCGCGATCCTGATGCTCCGCCGCCTGCCGCGCCCGGCGCAGGTCGCCGATCAGATGCCGCCGTCGGTCACCGTATAG
- a CDS encoding Lrp/AsnC family transcriptional regulator, which produces MKRSSSTVEMDEFDRKILAILGRDGRITFTELALQVGLSKTPCQQRVKRLVDSGLIVGFRAIVDPAKVGLDHVAFTEVKLSDTREEALKQFNNAVRRIPEVEECHMIASSFDYLLKVRTPDIRRYRIVLGEKISSLPHVASTSTFVAMETILESAR; this is translated from the coding sequence ATGAAAAGGTCTTCTTCGACAGTCGAAATGGATGAGTTCGACCGCAAGATCCTCGCGATTCTGGGCCGCGACGGGCGGATCACCTTTACCGAGCTCGCCTTGCAGGTCGGCCTGTCGAAAACGCCCTGCCAGCAACGCGTGAAGCGCCTGGTCGACAGCGGGCTGATCGTCGGCTTCCGCGCGATCGTCGATCCGGCCAAGGTCGGGCTCGACCATGTCGCCTTCACCGAGGTCAAGCTGTCGGACACGCGCGAGGAGGCATTGAAGCAATTCAACAATGCGGTGCGGCGGATTCCCGAGGTCGAGGAGTGCCATATGATCGCGAGCAGCTTCGACTATCTGCTCAAGGTCCGCACCCCCGACATCCGGCGCTATCGCATCGTGCTCGGCGAGAAAATCTCGAGCCTGCCCCACGTCGCGAGCACGTCGACCTTCGTCGCGATGGAGACGATCCTCGAATCGGCGCGCTGA